The Bacteroidales bacterium WCE2008 genome includes a region encoding these proteins:
- a CDS encoding phosphoesterase RecJ domain-containing protein, with protein sequence MIKIAANTSGLIHDLIARASKITTVSHTHPDGDAIGSSVAMVCWLRSLGKDAVCAFPDSIGANLEFIFPEEIRLSRLIYDETPKETSERLGDSDLIICLDFNAFNRTEGMADALASSKAAKILIDHHLNPDGSAFDVCVSETGVSSASELAYYVLMTMPETGGDAGRLPAESANALMAGMTTDTNNFANSTYPSTLQMASELLQAGVDRDAIVAEINWCYGENRLRLIGCALKDLMSITPDGVSYIVLDAGTLKKYGVMEGDTEGLVNMPLAIKGVRMSIMLKQDNGYFRVSVRSKKGTSANTLAREYFNGGGHELAAGGKLFFPKDIATPEEAPAYIEKVTREYFANEA encoded by the coding sequence ATGATAAAGATAGCTGCAAATACGTCCGGACTTATCCACGACCTTATTGCAAGGGCGTCGAAGATAACCACGGTATCGCATACACACCCCGACGGCGATGCAATCGGGAGCAGCGTCGCAATGGTCTGCTGGCTGAGGTCTCTCGGCAAGGATGCCGTCTGCGCCTTCCCCGACAGCATAGGTGCCAACCTGGAATTCATTTTCCCTGAGGAGATTAGACTGTCAAGGCTTATCTATGACGAAACCCCGAAGGAAACTTCGGAAAGGCTCGGGGACAGCGATCTCATAATTTGTCTCGACTTCAACGCCTTCAACAGGACCGAAGGCATGGCCGACGCCCTGGCCTCCTCGAAGGCCGCGAAAATACTGATCGACCACCATCTCAACCCGGACGGGTCAGCTTTCGACGTCTGCGTCTCCGAGACAGGAGTCTCGTCTGCCAGCGAACTGGCATACTATGTGCTGATGACAATGCCTGAGACCGGAGGAGATGCCGGAAGGCTGCCGGCCGAGAGCGCCAATGCCCTGATGGCCGGAATGACGACAGACACCAACAATTTCGCAAATTCGACCTACCCTTCGACGCTCCAGATGGCTTCGGAACTGCTCCAGGCCGGAGTGGACAGGGACGCGATAGTCGCCGAAATCAACTGGTGCTACGGAGAGAACCGGCTGAGGCTGATCGGCTGCGCGCTGAAGGATCTCATGAGCATAACTCCAGACGGGGTATCATATATCGTCCTGGACGCCGGTACCCTGAAAAAATACGGAGTCATGGAGGGAGATACCGAGGGCCTGGTCAATATGCCGCTGGCGATCAAAGGAGTGCGCATGAGCATTATGCTCAAGCAAGACAACGGATACTTCAGGGTTTCCGTGAGATCCAAGAAAGGCACTTCAGCCAATACTCTGGCAAGGGAGTATTTCAACGGGGGCGGCCACGAACTGGCCGCAGGAGGAAAGCTTTTCTTCCCGAAGGATATTGCGACCCCGGAAGAGGCTCCGGCCTACATTGAAAAAGTAACAAGAGAATATTTCGCAAATGAAGCTTAG
- a CDS encoding FKBP-type peptidyl-prolyl cis-trans isomerase: MKLRFILPLIILSFISCEKEEVKNRLNTQESYIEQFIESQVNADSTRYSVSNKGAYRVVLAKGKGEELTSNGTVSFYYAGYLLTGKTLNESTMFATNRKEIAETADWDTADEEKFAIKTITLSEAGLIDGLKKGLVGVMGGEECYILFSGKYGFGDKQLGTIPANSGLVYHIWVESISNE; the protein is encoded by the coding sequence ATGAAGCTTAGATTCATACTGCCCCTGATTATCCTGTCATTCATTTCCTGCGAGAAGGAGGAAGTGAAGAACAGGCTGAATACCCAGGAGAGCTATATCGAGCAGTTCATCGAGTCTCAGGTCAATGCAGACTCGACCCGATACAGCGTTTCCAACAAAGGGGCCTACAGAGTTGTCCTTGCCAAAGGTAAAGGCGAAGAGCTTACTTCAAACGGTACGGTTTCTTTCTATTATGCAGGTTATCTGCTTACCGGAAAGACTCTCAACGAATCCACGATGTTCGCCACCAACAGGAAGGAAATCGCCGAGACCGCCGACTGGGACACGGCTGACGAAGAGAAATTTGCGATAAAGACCATAACCCTTTCGGAAGCCGGTCTGATCGACGGGCTGAAGAAAGGACTTGTAGGAGTAATGGGAGGAGAAGAATGCTATATACTGTTTTCCGGAAAATATGGTTTCGGAGACAAGCAGTTAGGCACGATTCCTGCAAATTCAGGACTGGTCTACCATATTTGGGTAGAGAGCATAAGCAACGAATAA
- a CDS encoding Carbon starvation protein CstA, with translation MLTFIISILALIAGYLLYGKFVERVFNPEPDRPTPAVSRPDGVDYIPLPTWKVFMIQFLNIAGTGPIFGAIMGAKFGPASYLWIVLGCIFAGAVHDYLSGMLSVRHDGASLPDLIGKYLGQGTKKVMLVFTVILLILVGAVFVYSPSLILGDIAGDGSRNAIMIWAAIIFAYYLIATILPIDKIIGKIYPLFAISLIFMAIALMVGLFIKWPAIPEIWDGLANRGPELGVKGQPIFPCLFITIACGAISGFHATQSPLMARCMKNEKLGRPIFYGSMITEGLVALIWATISSYFFFAGGAEEVGSSLSAAAPTVVTAVSKGWLGVLGGILAILGVVAAPITTGDTALRSCRLIVADAVHYDQKPVRSRLALCVPIFLATALILWFNIANEDGFNVIWRYFGWANQTLSIFTLWALTVYLSRNKKGFAYMITLIPALLMTSVCTTYICTAKIGLNLPMEWNTAIGIATAAVSAVLFILWTRKDRSNK, from the coding sequence ATGTTAACATTCATCATCAGCATTCTGGCCCTGATCGCCGGATATCTTCTTTACGGAAAGTTTGTAGAACGCGTATTCAACCCGGAGCCAGACAGACCCACCCCGGCAGTCAGCCGTCCCGACGGAGTAGACTACATCCCCCTCCCTACGTGGAAAGTATTCATGATCCAGTTCCTCAACATCGCCGGCACAGGCCCGATCTTCGGAGCGATCATGGGAGCCAAGTTCGGACCGGCCTCCTACCTCTGGATAGTCCTCGGATGCATCTTCGCCGGAGCAGTCCATGATTACCTCAGCGGAATGCTTTCGGTACGCCACGACGGAGCCAGCCTGCCCGACCTGATAGGGAAATATCTCGGCCAGGGAACAAAGAAAGTAATGCTGGTATTCACCGTAATCCTGCTGATTCTTGTAGGTGCTGTCTTCGTGTACAGCCCGTCACTGATTCTGGGCGACATCGCCGGAGACGGCAGCCGCAACGCAATAATGATATGGGCTGCGATCATATTCGCATACTATCTCATCGCGACCATTCTCCCTATCGACAAGATCATAGGAAAGATATACCCGCTCTTCGCGATATCACTCATATTCATGGCCATCGCCCTCATGGTCGGACTGTTCATCAAATGGCCGGCAATCCCTGAGATCTGGGACGGACTCGCAAACAGAGGCCCGGAACTGGGAGTCAAGGGACAGCCGATATTCCCATGCCTGTTCATCACCATCGCCTGCGGAGCAATCAGCGGCTTCCATGCCACTCAGAGCCCGCTCATGGCCAGATGCATGAAAAATGAAAAACTCGGCAGACCTATCTTCTACGGATCCATGATCACCGAAGGCCTCGTCGCCCTGATCTGGGCAACGATATCCTCATACTTCTTCTTCGCCGGCGGCGCCGAAGAGGTTGGATCATCCCTCAGCGCAGCAGCCCCGACCGTCGTAACGGCAGTTTCGAAAGGATGGCTTGGAGTCCTGGGAGGAATCCTGGCAATACTTGGAGTGGTGGCCGCCCCGATAACGACCGGCGACACCGCACTCCGCAGCTGCCGGCTCATCGTCGCAGACGCCGTCCACTACGACCAGAAACCCGTGCGCAGCCGACTGGCTTTATGCGTCCCTATCTTCTTGGCGACAGCTCTGATACTCTGGTTCAACATCGCCAACGAAGACGGATTCAACGTAATCTGGAGGTATTTCGGATGGGCCAACCAGACACTGTCGATATTCACGCTCTGGGCCCTGACGGTTTATCTGTCAAGAAACAAGAAAGGGTTCGCGTACATGATTACGCTGATTCCGGCATTGCTCATGACTTCGGTCTGCACGACCTATATATGTACGGCAAAAATCGGCCTCAACCTGCCTATGGAGTGGAACACTGCTATCGGCATAGCAACGGCAGCCGTTTCCGCTGTGCTCTTCATCCTCTGGACCAGAAAAGACCGTTCAAATAAATAA
- a CDS encoding 16S rRNA (guanine(966)-N(2))-methyltransferase RsmD produces the protein MRIISGSLKGKTIDPPASFKARPTTDFAREALFDMIGNEYEFEDLKVLDLFGGTGAISYEFVSRGVGHVWTVEMNPIHAAFISSEARRLGIADKITVVRHNVFEFLPLCTEKFDIVFADPPYALDDLETIPDKVFAAGILHPDCWFVLEHGDEHSFTEHPHFLKEKKYGRVHFSFFV, from the coding sequence ATGAGGATTATTTCGGGCTCATTAAAAGGAAAGACAATCGATCCGCCGGCTTCGTTCAAGGCCCGTCCGACTACGGACTTCGCCCGCGAAGCTCTCTTCGACATGATCGGCAATGAATATGAATTCGAGGACCTCAAGGTTCTGGACCTGTTCGGAGGGACCGGCGCTATTTCCTATGAGTTCGTGTCAAGGGGCGTCGGCCATGTCTGGACCGTCGAGATGAACCCGATCCATGCCGCCTTCATTTCGTCGGAGGCCCGAAGGCTCGGGATTGCCGACAAGATTACTGTCGTGCGTCACAATGTCTTTGAGTTCCTGCCTCTATGTACCGAGAAGTTTGACATTGTCTTTGCCGATCCGCCTTATGCGCTGGACGATCTCGAGACTATCCCTGACAAGGTCTTTGCGGCCGGAATCCTTCATCCGGACTGCTGGTTTGTGCTGGAGCATGGTGACGAGCACTCCTTTACGGAGCACCCGCACTTCCTCAAGGAGAAGAAGTACGGGCGCGTGCATTTTTCGTTCTTTGTCTGA